In bacterium 336/3, the following proteins share a genomic window:
- a CDS encoding 30S ribosomal protein S1, with product MSKSNADFNWDLLEGNKGFGNSYTKEEHKKLMAMYDATLNDVEESKVVMGKVVTITDRDVVIDVGFKADGLVPRSEFRDMPELKAGDQVEVFIEKKESQTGQIELSRKKAKILTAWDKIQSALDNDTIIEGFVKRRTKGGLIVDIFGIESFLPGSQIDVKPIRDFDIFVGKKMEVKVIKINYTNDNVVVSHKVLIEKDLEEQRGQILANLERGQVLEGVIKNMTNFGVFIDLGGVDGLLHITDISWGRITHPEEMLSLDQKVRVAVLDFDDDKKRISLGMKQLTPHPWESLDAGIDVGSKIKGKIVNVADYGAFLEIMPGVEGLIHVSEMSWSQHLRNPQDFLKIGDEIEAVVLTLDREERKMSLGIKQLTEDPWTKQEMISKYAVGTAHKGTVRNLTNFGLFLELEEGVDGLVHVSDLSWTKKIKHPSEFVKVSDELDVKVLELDVENRRLALGHKQLEENPWDTFETIFTEDSVHKCTIQAKTDKGAVLELPYGIEGFCNTKNLTKADGSQPEVGESLDFKVVEFIKADKKITLSHLATYTEEKKEKKEKKVKEEESTVAPETLADMAEISSEEKPKKKGGRKKKSDEEETAE from the coding sequence ATGAGTAAATCAAACGCAGATTTTAATTGGGATTTGTTGGAAGGCAACAAAGGCTTTGGTAATTCTTATACCAAAGAAGAACACAAAAAATTGATGGCAATGTACGATGCTACATTGAATGATGTTGAGGAAAGTAAAGTAGTAATGGGTAAAGTAGTTACAATTACAGACCGTGATGTTGTAATTGATGTTGGATTCAAAGCTGATGGTTTAGTCCCTCGTTCTGAATTTAGAGATATGCCAGAATTGAAAGCTGGTGATCAAGTTGAAGTTTTCATTGAGAAAAAAGAAAGCCAAACAGGTCAAATTGAACTTTCTCGTAAGAAAGCGAAAATTTTGACTGCTTGGGATAAAATACAAAGTGCTTTAGATAATGACACCATTATCGAAGGTTTTGTAAAACGCAGAACAAAAGGTGGTTTGATTGTAGATATTTTTGGTATCGAGTCTTTCTTACCTGGTTCTCAAATAGATGTTAAGCCTATCCGTGACTTCGACATTTTCGTTGGTAAGAAAATGGAAGTTAAAGTTATTAAAATCAATTATACTAATGACAACGTGGTTGTTTCTCATAAAGTCCTTATCGAGAAGGATTTAGAAGAGCAACGTGGTCAAATCCTTGCTAACCTAGAGAGAGGTCAAGTACTTGAAGGTGTTATCAAGAATATGACTAACTTTGGTGTGTTCATTGATTTGGGTGGTGTTGATGGTTTATTACATATCACTGATATTTCTTGGGGTAGAATCACTCACCCTGAAGAAATGCTTTCTTTAGACCAAAAAGTACGTGTAGCTGTATTAGATTTTGATGATGATAAGAAGCGTATATCTTTAGGTATGAAGCAATTAACTCCTCATCCTTGGGAATCTTTGGATGCTGGTATTGATGTTGGTTCTAAAATCAAAGGTAAGATTGTAAATGTAGCTGATTATGGTGCATTCTTAGAAATTATGCCTGGTGTTGAAGGACTTATCCACGTTTCTGAAATGTCTTGGTCTCAACACTTACGTAATCCTCAAGATTTCTTGAAAATCGGAGATGAAATTGAAGCTGTTGTGCTTACTTTAGATCGTGAAGAGCGTAAAATGTCTTTAGGTATCAAACAATTGACTGAAGATCCTTGGACTAAACAAGAAATGATTAGCAAATATGCAGTAGGTACAGCTCATAAAGGTACTGTTCGCAATTTGACTAACTTTGGTTTATTCTTAGAATTGGAAGAAGGTGTAGATGGTTTGGTTCACGTTTCTGACCTTTCTTGGACTAAGAAAATCAAACATCCTTCTGAATTTGTAAAAGTTAGTGATGAGTTAGATGTAAAAGTATTGGAATTGGATGTAGAAAATCGCCGTTTGGCTTTAGGACACAAGCAATTGGAAGAAAACCCTTGGGATACATTTGAAACTATCTTCACTGAAGATTCAGTACACAAATGTACAATCCAAGCAAAAACTGATAAAGGTGCTGTTTTAGAGTTACCTTATGGTATTGAAGGTTTCTGTAATACCAAAAACTTAACGAAAGCTGATGGTAGCCAACCTGAAGTAGGTGAATCTTTAGACTTCAAAGTAGTAGAATTTATAAAAGCTGATAAGAAAATTACACTTTCTCATTTAGCTACTTACACTGAAGAGAAAAAAGAGAAGAAAGAGAAAAAAGTTAAAGAAGAAGAGTCTACAGTAGCTCCTGAAACTTTAGCTGATATGGCTGAAATCTCTTCTGAAGAAAAGCCTAAGAAAAAGGGTGGAAGAAAGAAAAAATCTGATGAAGAAGAAACAGCAGAATAA
- a CDS encoding cysteine desulfurase — protein sequence MRVYLDNAATTPIDKAVVESMMPYLTDFFGNPSSIHWHGRQVRAEIEKARKIVAELLNASPSEIFFTSGGTEADNSAIHGALETYQLEHIITSPLEHHAVLHTAEELAHHHKAQLHLVEIDKKGCINLSNLETLLQQHPKALVSLMHGNNEIGNLISLTQVGELCKQYGAYFHSDTVQTMGHYKHDLKNTKVDYVVGAAHKFHGPKGVGFLYINHKSKINAYITGGSQERNMRGGTENVAGIIGLAKALQLAYEDMSGHERHIKELKAYMMKSLKDKIEDIAFNGMSDDLENSLYTVLNVSLPPSENDDMLLFNLDIKGISASGGSACSSGSESRSHVLQALDSPKNRPAVRFSFSRFTTKEDITFAVDVLANLYQKEKAIA from the coding sequence ATGAGAGTTTATTTGGACAATGCAGCTACCACTCCTATTGACAAAGCTGTTGTAGAATCTATGATGCCTTATTTGACAGATTTTTTTGGTAATCCATCTTCTATTCATTGGCATGGTAGGCAGGTAAGGGCAGAAATTGAAAAAGCCAGAAAAATTGTTGCTGAGTTATTAAATGCAAGCCCTTCTGAAATATTTTTCACTTCTGGAGGTACAGAAGCCGATAATAGTGCTATTCATGGAGCATTGGAAACTTATCAGTTAGAACATATCATTACATCTCCTTTGGAGCATCATGCTGTTTTACATACAGCTGAAGAACTTGCTCATCATCACAAAGCTCAATTACATTTAGTTGAAATTGATAAAAAAGGATGTATTAACTTATCTAATTTAGAAACCTTACTCCAACAACACCCCAAAGCGTTAGTTTCTTTGATGCATGGAAATAATGAGATTGGCAACTTAATTTCATTAACCCAAGTTGGTGAGCTTTGTAAACAATATGGAGCATACTTCCATTCGGATACAGTTCAGACCATGGGGCATTATAAACATGATTTGAAAAATACCAAAGTTGATTATGTTGTGGGGGCAGCCCACAAATTTCACGGTCCTAAAGGAGTTGGCTTTTTGTATATCAATCACAAATCTAAGATAAATGCCTATATTACAGGAGGTTCACAAGAAAGAAATATGCGTGGAGGTACAGAAAATGTAGCTGGAATTATTGGATTGGCAAAAGCTTTACAACTTGCTTATGAAGATATGAGTGGACATGAGCGTCATATAAAAGAGTTGAAAGCTTATATGATGAAATCATTGAAGGATAAGATTGAGGACATAGCTTTCAATGGCATGAGTGATGATTTAGAAAATAGTTTATATACAGTATTGAATGTGAGTTTACCACCCTCAGAAAATGATGACATGTTGTTGTTTAACTTAGATATCAAAGGTATTTCTGCATCTGGAGGTAGTGCTTGTTCTTCTGGTTCAGAGTCTCGTTCACATGTTTTACAAGCTTTAGACAGCCCCAAAAACAGACCTGCTGTCAGGTTTTCGTTCAGTCGTTTTACAACCAAAGAAGATATTACATTCGCTGTAGATGTTTTAGCTAATTTATATCAAAAGGAAAAAGCTATAGCTTAA
- a CDS encoding C4-dicarboxylate ABC transporter, producing MFKKNKLTFYIIFAMLLGIACGYVIHIRATESVITEFSKNIKLLSSVFIRLVQMIIAPLVFSTLVVGIAKLGDLKTVGRVGGKSLLWFVSASLMSLLIGMILVNILEPGKFIELNQADNASLKDLMDKRETFSLQKFVEHIFPKSIAEAMATNEILQILVFSIFFGVAAASMGEKAKPIIKALDAFSHIILKMVGYVMNFAPIGVFGALSAVVASKGLGIFEFYIIYFAYFLIGIAVLWAVLLGVGYLILGKRMTELMKAIGSPLLIAFSTTSSEAVFPKLTQELEKFGCKDKIVAFVLPLGYSFNLDGSMMYMTFASLAIAQAYGMHLPSHPHYLDIGTQLTMLLVLMLTSKGIAGVPRASLVVVLATCAMFNIPPEGVALILPIDHFCDMFRSMTNVVGNALATTAVSKWEGELTEGNPSIES from the coding sequence ATGTTTAAAAAGAATAAACTTACTTTTTATATCATTTTTGCAATGCTTTTGGGCATTGCTTGCGGTTATGTGATACATATTCGTGCCACTGAGAGCGTTATCACAGAGTTTTCTAAAAACATTAAACTTTTAAGTTCTGTTTTTATCCGTCTGGTACAAATGATTATCGCCCCCTTGGTATTTAGTACGTTGGTAGTAGGTATTGCCAAATTGGGCGATTTGAAGACTGTAGGGCGTGTAGGTGGCAAATCTTTGCTATGGTTTGTTTCAGCAAGTTTGATGTCACTTTTGATAGGTATGATACTTGTGAATATTTTAGAGCCTGGCAAGTTCATAGAGTTGAATCAAGCAGATAATGCTTCCCTAAAAGATTTGATGGATAAAAGAGAAACGTTTTCTCTACAAAAGTTTGTAGAACATATTTTTCCGAAAAGTATTGCTGAGGCAATGGCTACCAATGAAATTTTACAGATTTTAGTTTTTAGTATTTTCTTTGGTGTAGCTGCTGCAAGTATGGGCGAAAAAGCCAAGCCTATTATTAAAGCTTTGGATGCTTTTAGTCATATCATTTTAAAAATGGTTGGTTATGTGATGAATTTTGCTCCTATTGGTGTTTTTGGGGCATTATCGGCAGTGGTAGCTTCTAAAGGTTTAGGCATTTTTGAGTTTTATATCATTTATTTTGCTTATTTTTTGATAGGCATTGCTGTTTTGTGGGCTGTTCTGTTGGGTGTGGGTTATTTGATACTTGGTAAACGTATGACAGAACTCATGAAAGCCATCGGAAGTCCACTCCTTATTGCATTTAGCACAACAAGTAGCGAAGCTGTATTTCCAAAACTTACACAAGAGTTAGAAAAATTTGGTTGTAAAGATAAAATTGTGGCATTTGTACTTCCATTGGGTTATTCTTTCAATTTGGATGGAAGCATGATGTATATGACTTTTGCCAGTCTTGCCATTGCCCAAGCTTATGGTATGCACTTGCCCTCACATCCCCATTATTTAGATATAGGTACTCAACTTACTATGTTATTGGTATTGATGCTCACAAGTAAAGGGATTGCAGGTGTTCCGAGAGCCTCTTTGGTAGTAGTTTTAGCTACTTGTGCTATGTTTAATATTCCACCAGAGGGTGTTGCTCTTATTTTACCCATTGACCATTTTTGTGATATGTTTAGAAGCATGACCAACGTAGTAGGTAATGCTTTGGCTACTACTGCTGTAAGTAAATGGGAAGGCGAACTGACAGAAGGAAACCCCAGTATAGAATCTTAG
- a CDS encoding (dimethylallyl)adenosine tRNA methylthiotransferase (catalyzes the formation of 2-methylthio-N6-(dimethylallyl)adenosine (ms(2)i(6)A) at position 37 in tRNAs that read codons beginning with uridine from N6-(dimethylallyl)adenosine (i(6)A)): protein MKQIIEDIGILEQENEACETVKISKEENTGKQRKLYIESYGCQMNFSDSEIVTSVMQDNGFDTTSNPENADLIFLNTCSIRDNAEQKIRHRLQHLNALKKKRPEMLIGVLGCMAERLKTKLLEEEKMVDIVAGPDAYRDLPKLVDQADDGSKAINVFLSREETYADISPVRLNSNGITAFVSIMRGCDNMCSFCVVPYTRGRERSRNPYSIIDECKNLFENGYKEVTLLGQNVDSYFWTDREDLISLKTYQKAIEKGENLEGLETINFAQLLEKVALVSPELRVRFSTSHPKDITDEVLYTMAKYDNICKYIHLPVQSGNTRVLEIMNRTYTREWYLDRVAAIRRIIGEDCGISSDMIAGFCTETEEEHQETLSLMEIVKYDFSYMFYYSERPGTPAEKKLEDDIDLETKKRRLSEIIAVQNKLSLERNQRDIGKVHKVLVEGYSKRSQEHLQGRNTANKVIIFPKKNYQKGDYVDVLVHECNSATLFGNAVE from the coding sequence ATGAAGCAAATAATCGAAGATATTGGTATTTTAGAACAAGAAAACGAAGCTTGTGAAACTGTAAAAATCTCTAAAGAAGAAAATACAGGAAAACAACGTAAACTGTATATCGAAAGTTATGGTTGTCAGATGAATTTCTCTGATTCAGAGATTGTCACATCTGTCATGCAAGACAATGGCTTTGATACAACATCAAATCCTGAAAATGCAGATTTGATATTTCTCAATACTTGTTCCATTCGTGATAATGCTGAACAGAAAATCAGACATAGATTACAACATCTCAATGCCTTAAAGAAAAAACGCCCTGAAATGCTCATTGGAGTATTGGGCTGTATGGCTGAAAGATTGAAAACCAAGCTATTAGAAGAAGAGAAAATGGTTGATATTGTAGCTGGACCTGATGCCTACAGAGACTTACCCAAATTGGTTGACCAAGCAGATGATGGTAGCAAAGCCATCAATGTTTTTCTTTCAAGAGAAGAAACCTATGCAGATATTAGTCCTGTCAGACTGAACTCTAATGGTATCACTGCCTTCGTTTCTATCATGAGAGGTTGTGACAATATGTGTTCTTTCTGTGTTGTACCTTATACTCGTGGTCGTGAGCGTAGCAGAAATCCTTATTCTATTATAGATGAGTGTAAAAATCTTTTTGAAAATGGTTATAAGGAAGTTACACTTTTAGGACAAAACGTAGATTCTTACTTCTGGACTGATAGAGAAGATTTAATCTCTCTCAAAACCTATCAGAAAGCTATTGAAAAAGGCGAAAATCTTGAAGGACTTGAAACCATAAATTTTGCTCAATTACTTGAAAAAGTGGCTCTTGTTTCTCCTGAACTCAGAGTAAGATTTTCTACTTCACATCCTAAAGATATTACAGATGAAGTACTTTATACAATGGCAAAGTATGATAACATCTGTAAATATATCCATTTACCAGTACAAAGTGGCAATACAAGAGTTCTAGAAATCATGAATAGAACTTACACAAGAGAATGGTATTTAGATAGAGTCGCAGCTATCAGACGTATTATTGGTGAAGACTGTGGTATATCTTCAGATATGATAGCAGGTTTCTGCACAGAAACAGAAGAAGAACATCAAGAAACACTTTCTTTAATGGAAATTGTAAAATATGATTTCTCTTATATGTTCTATTATTCTGAACGCCCAGGTACCCCTGCTGAAAAAAAATTAGAAGATGATATTGATTTAGAAACTAAAAAACGCAGATTAAGCGAAATTATAGCAGTTCAAAACAAACTTTCTTTGGAGCGTAACCAACGAGATATTGGCAAAGTTCATAAAGTATTGGTAGAAGGTTACTCAAAACGTTCTCAAGAACATTTACAAGGTAGGAATACAGCTAATAAAGTCATTATTTTCCCAAAGAAAAACTATCAAAAAGGTGATTATGTAGATGTATTGGTTCATGAATGTAATTCTGCTACTTTATTTGGTAATGCAGTAGAATAA
- a CDS encoding peptidase M41 has protein sequence MSDNKSPFPNKPNIPKVPNSNNYQMWLVFTLIAIVISVVYFSRSYSAIETPPNKFEEMLTNKDITEVVVYADEKVAEITLKKEAVETQKYGSLLKQRSNSVVMKGPHFWFRIPSADKFTELYRESIIKNGASLRFDERSNYGGMLIQWGFLFLIIFAFWMLMRRMAGGPGGGQIFNIGRSRATLFDAENKVNITFDDVAGLDEAKEEIKEIVDFLKNPKKFTDLGGKIPKGALLIGPPGTGKTLLAKAVAGEANVPFFSLSGSDFVEMFVGVGAARVRDLFRQAKEKAPCIIFIDEIDAIGRSRGKGSMPGANDERENTLNSLLVEMDGFGTDSGVIILAATNRPDVLDSALLRPGRFDRQISIDKPDLVGREAIFKVHLIALKKGKDIDAKKLAAQTPGFAGAEIANVCNEAALIAARHDKKEINMQDFQDAIDRVIGGLEKKNKLISPDEKRIVAYHEAGHAVSGWFLEHADPLVKVSIVPRGVAALGYAQYLPKEQFLYQTEQLIDEMCMTLGGRAAEELVFGKISTGALSDLERITKMAYAMVTVYGMNEKIGNISFYDSKPQGDFALGKPYSEATAEVIDQEVKKIIDHAYERTKALLQEHYSELEMIAQALLKKEVLYQADLQELIGRRPFAKETTYQAFTKEKISLEKDDSPNDNTEAN, from the coding sequence ATGTCCGATAACAAAAGTCCGTTTCCGAATAAACCAAACATCCCTAAAGTACCCAATTCCAACAACTATCAAATGTGGTTGGTCTTTACACTCATTGCCATAGTGATTAGTGTAGTGTATTTTAGTCGTTCATATTCAGCTATCGAAACTCCTCCAAACAAGTTTGAGGAGATGCTCACCAACAAAGATATTACTGAAGTGGTGGTATATGCTGATGAGAAAGTGGCAGAAATCACGCTCAAAAAAGAAGCCGTAGAAACCCAAAAGTATGGTAGTTTGCTCAAACAACGTTCAAATTCTGTTGTGATGAAAGGACCTCATTTTTGGTTTAGAATTCCCTCAGCAGATAAATTCACTGAGCTTTATCGTGAAAGTATCATTAAAAATGGAGCAAGTCTTCGCTTCGATGAACGTTCTAATTATGGTGGAATGTTGATTCAGTGGGGTTTCTTATTCTTAATTATTTTCGCATTTTGGATGCTGATGCGTAGAATGGCAGGCGGACCAGGTGGTGGACAAATATTCAATATTGGGCGTTCAAGAGCAACACTCTTTGATGCAGAAAACAAAGTAAATATCACTTTCGATGATGTTGCAGGATTGGATGAAGCCAAAGAAGAAATCAAAGAAATTGTAGATTTTTTAAAAAATCCTAAGAAATTTACTGATTTAGGTGGTAAAATCCCTAAAGGTGCTTTACTAATTGGACCTCCAGGTACGGGTAAAACATTGTTAGCCAAAGCTGTAGCAGGTGAAGCCAATGTACCTTTCTTCAGTTTGTCAGGTTCTGACTTCGTGGAAATGTTTGTAGGTGTTGGTGCTGCTCGTGTTCGCGATTTGTTCAGACAAGCCAAAGAAAAGGCTCCTTGTATTATTTTTATTGATGAAATTGATGCAATTGGTCGTTCAAGAGGAAAAGGCTCTATGCCTGGTGCCAACGATGAAAGAGAAAATACTCTAAACTCTCTGCTTGTAGAAATGGATGGTTTTGGTACAGATTCAGGAGTTATTATTCTTGCTGCTACGAACAGACCTGATGTGTTAGACTCTGCATTATTGCGTCCAGGGCGTTTTGATAGACAAATTAGTATTGACAAACCTGATTTGGTAGGAAGAGAAGCTATTTTCAAAGTTCACCTTATTGCTCTCAAAAAAGGAAAAGATATTGATGCTAAGAAATTAGCTGCCCAAACACCAGGGTTTGCAGGTGCTGAAATTGCCAATGTGTGTAATGAAGCAGCTCTGATTGCCGCAAGACACGACAAGAAAGAAATAAATATGCAAGATTTCCAAGATGCTATTGATAGAGTTATTGGAGGACTTGAAAAGAAAAATAAACTTATTTCTCCTGACGAAAAGAGAATTGTTGCTTATCATGAAGCAGGACATGCCGTTTCAGGCTGGTTCTTAGAACATGCTGACCCTTTGGTAAAAGTAAGTATTGTTCCTCGTGGTGTGGCCGCTTTAGGTTATGCTCAATATTTACCCAAAGAACAGTTCCTTTACCAAACAGAACAGCTTATTGACGAAATGTGTATGACTTTGGGAGGTAGAGCAGCAGAAGAATTGGTTTTTGGAAAAATTTCAACTGGTGCATTAAGCGATTTAGAACGTATTACCAAAATGGCTTACGCCATGGTTACTGTCTATGGTATGAATGAAAAAATTGGAAATATTTCTTTTTACGATTCTAAACCTCAAGGTGATTTTGCATTAGGAAAACCCTATTCGGAAGCAACTGCTGAGGTTATAGACCAAGAAGTGAAAAAAATCATTGACCATGCCTACGAAAGAACCAAAGCATTGTTACAAGAGCATTACAGCGAACTTGAAATGATAGCCCAAGCTCTACTCAAAAAAGAAGTTTTATATCAAGCTGATTTACAAGAACTCATAGGAAGAAGACCTTTTGCAAAAGAAACTACTTATCAGGCTTTTACAAAAGAGAAAATTTCTTTAGAAAAAGATGATTCTCCAAATGACAATACAGAAGCTAACTAA
- a CDS encoding iojap family protein: MKQKKTQQINSENLCNLIVKGMQEKKAQNIVLMDLRKVRSSIVDFFVICSGTSDTQIDAIASSVEDEVYKTVQENPWHQEGRQNKEWILLDYVDVVVHVFKKSKREFFALEELWGDAQITHIE, encoded by the coding sequence ATGAAACAAAAAAAGACTCAACAAATTAACTCTGAAAATCTTTGTAACCTGATAGTCAAAGGAATGCAAGAGAAAAAAGCACAAAATATTGTATTGATGGATTTGAGAAAGGTACGCTCTTCTATTGTAGATTTCTTTGTAATTTGCAGTGGAACATCTGATACTCAGATAGATGCAATAGCAAGTTCAGTGGAGGATGAAGTGTATAAAACCGTGCAAGAAAACCCATGGCATCAAGAAGGTAGACAAAATAAGGAATGGATTTTGTTAGATTACGTTGATGTAGTCGTCCACGTTTTCAAAAAAAGTAAAAGAGAATTTTTTGCTTTAGAAGAATTGTGGGGCGATGCACAAATCACTCATATTGAATAA
- a CDS encoding diaminopimelate epimerase: MTLQFYKYQGTGNDFVMIDNRNQQFPKSQEVIAHLCHRRFGVGADGLILLENTEGYDFRMVYYNANGLEGSMCGNGGRCTVAFAKFLNVFDTKTRFMAVDGEHDAFLENGLVHLKMKEVEHIEKTDSYFFMDTGSPHYVEFVENLNQYEVFEKGKAIRYNDRFREKGTNVNFVEVLDKNAIQVRTYERGVEDETYSCGTGVTASVLAYSLQYQTSPVQVKTLGGDLQISYEKEGNLYKNIYLIGKAEQVFKGEVNV; this comes from the coding sequence ATGACACTTCAATTTTATAAATATCAGGGAACTGGCAACGATTTTGTCATGATTGATAACAGAAATCAGCAATTCCCTAAATCACAAGAAGTGATTGCTCATCTTTGTCACAGGCGTTTTGGAGTAGGTGCTGATGGTTTGATTCTTTTAGAAAATACTGAAGGCTACGACTTTAGAATGGTATATTATAATGCCAATGGCTTAGAAGGCTCTATGTGTGGAAATGGAGGCAGATGTACAGTAGCTTTTGCTAAATTCCTAAATGTTTTTGATACTAAAACTCGCTTTATGGCCGTAGATGGCGAACATGATGCCTTTTTAGAAAATGGTTTGGTGCATCTTAAAATGAAAGAAGTAGAGCATATTGAGAAGACAGACAGTTACTTTTTTATGGATACAGGCTCACCTCATTATGTAGAGTTTGTTGAAAATCTGAATCAGTACGAGGTTTTTGAAAAAGGGAAAGCTATTCGTTATAATGACCGTTTTAGAGAAAAAGGTACTAATGTGAATTTTGTGGAAGTATTGGATAAAAATGCCATACAAGTTCGTACTTATGAGAGAGGGGTAGAAGATGAAACCTACTCTTGTGGTACGGGCGTAACAGCTTCTGTATTAGCTTATTCATTGCAATACCAAACCAGCCCAGTACAAGTAAAAACGCTTGGAGGAGATTTACAGATTTCTTATGAAAAAGAAGGAAATTTATATAAAAACATCTACCTTATTGGGAAAGCAGAGCAAGTTTTTAAAGGAGAGGTGAATGTATAA
- a CDS encoding 3-methyl-2-oxobutanoate hydroxymethyltransferase: MSVHSEIKKVTTHKLLEMKHKGERISMLTAYDFSMAKIVDEAGIDIILVGDSASNVMAGHETTLPITLDQMIYHASSVVRAVTRALVVVDMPFGSYQGNSKEALISAIRIMKESGGHAIKMEGGSEIAESITRILSAGIPVMGHLGLTPQSIYKFGTYNVRAKEEAEAQKLLEDAALLDKLGCFALVLEKIPAQLAKRVAESITIPVIGIGAGGDVDGQVLVLHDMLGINKDFSPRFLRRYADLHTVMTQGINQYIKDVKNKDFPNDKESY; encoded by the coding sequence ATGTCTGTTCATTCTGAAATAAAAAAAGTAACTACCCATAAACTCCTTGAAATGAAGCACAAAGGGGAAAGAATTTCTATGCTCACAGCCTACGATTTTTCTATGGCAAAAATTGTGGATGAAGCAGGTATAGATATTATTTTGGTGGGTGATAGTGCTTCCAATGTTATGGCAGGACACGAAACTACGCTACCCATTACTTTAGATCAAATGATTTACCATGCTTCAAGCGTTGTAAGAGCTGTTACAAGAGCTTTGGTTGTAGTAGATATGCCTTTTGGTTCGTATCAAGGTAACTCAAAAGAAGCTTTGATTTCGGCTATTCGTATTATGAAAGAGTCTGGAGGACATGCCATTAAAATGGAAGGAGGTTCAGAAATTGCAGAATCTATTACAAGAATTTTGAGTGCAGGCATACCTGTTATGGGACATTTAGGACTTACACCTCAATCTATTTATAAATTTGGAACATATAATGTCAGAGCTAAAGAAGAAGCAGAAGCTCAAAAACTTCTTGAAGATGCTGCCTTACTTGATAAATTGGGTTGTTTTGCTTTAGTTTTGGAAAAAATACCTGCTCAATTAGCCAAAAGAGTAGCTGAAAGTATTACCATTCCTGTAATTGGCATTGGTGCTGGTGGAGATGTTGATGGGCAAGTACTTGTATTACACGATATGTTGGGTATCAATAAAGATTTTAGCCCTCGTTTCTTACGCCGTTATGCCGATTTACATACAGTCATGACACAAGGTATCAATCAGTATATCAAGGACGTAAAAAATAAGGATTTTCCTAATGATAAGGAATCATATTAA
- a CDS encoding sulfurtransferase yields MENTIPQQEYCGLLYYCYAPIQDPEAYREEHHLFCIENGILGRIIIANEGLNGAVSGTKENCQKYMDYVLADERFKHTDFKIEKTDGHTFTKIHVRVKSEIVHSGLTEIDPNQKTGIHLEPEDFKKMKNDEDIIILDARSNYEHKLGKFKNAITLDIENFREFPEKVKEIYPLLEGKKIVTYCTGGIKCEKASAYLLEQGFQNVYQLHGGIIKYGMEAGGEDFEGKCYVFDNRIAVDVNKVNPVVLSHCYICDTECDRMVNCANPHCNNHLPICDKCGWEYKGACSTECKENEDIRPYDGTGYYQKKTNGYNPYKGWKRKHTVE; encoded by the coding sequence ATGGAAAATACAATTCCCCAACAAGAATATTGTGGGCTACTTTATTATTGTTATGCCCCAATCCAAGACCCAGAAGCTTATCGAGAAGAACATCATCTGTTTTGTATTGAAAATGGTATTTTAGGTCGTATTATTATTGCAAATGAAGGTTTGAATGGTGCTGTTTCTGGTACAAAAGAAAACTGTCAGAAATATATGGACTATGTACTTGCTGATGAAAGATTTAAACACACTGACTTTAAGATAGAAAAAACAGATGGACATACTTTTACAAAAATTCATGTTCGTGTAAAATCTGAAATTGTACATTCTGGCTTAACTGAAATAGACCCTAACCAAAAAACAGGAATCCACCTTGAACCAGAAGATTTCAAGAAAATGAAAAATGATGAGGATATTATCATTTTGGATGCCCGTTCTAACTATGAACATAAACTCGGAAAATTCAAAAATGCCATTACTTTAGATATTGAGAATTTTAGAGAATTTCCTGAAAAAGTAAAAGAAATATATCCTTTATTAGAAGGTAAGAAAATTGTAACATACTGTACAGGAGGTATTAAATGTGAAAAAGCAAGTGCTTATTTGTTAGAGCAAGGTTTTCAGAATGTCTATCAGTTGCATGGTGGAATTATTAAATATGGTATGGAAGCAGGTGGCGAAGATTTTGAAGGAAAATGTTATGTTTTTGATAACAGAATAGCTGTTGATGTAAATAAAGTCAATCCTGTGGTACTTTCACATTGTTATATCTGTGATACTGAGTGTGATAGAATGGTGAATTGTGCTAATCCTCATTGTAACAATCACTTACCAATTTGTGATAAATGTGGATGGGAATATAAAGGAGCTTGTTCTACAGAGTGTAAAGAAAACGAAGATATACGTCCTTATGATGGAACAGGCTATTACCAAAAGAAGACAAACGGCTATAACCCTTACAAAGGTTGGAAACGCAAACATACAGTTGAATAA